One region of Trichoderma breve strain T069 chromosome 7 map unlocalized scaffold00007, whole genome shotgun sequence genomic DNA includes:
- a CDS encoding catalase domain-containing protein, whose translation MTLHLDLISTLKDMFGRIDNARPSHARGVFVTGSFTPTDEAKEWSIAPHFSSPSTPVIARFSLFTGIPNIPATDPNANPHGLAVRFLIGDDVKTDIICQSSTVFPANTGEGVLAFFSNYRDGTVEEYAKEHPEALPFMQEDRKFPKNFGTQSFYSINAFKFINAAGKTSFIRYRWIPLSGKQYLTQSELEAKGPNFLFDELPGVFAQGPISFKLVAQVAGENDITDNCNEIWPEDRQLVELGVLTLTKVTEKEALPPQTNSIVYNVMPGVPGIEPSDDPVLAARAKVYPTSGETRRAAEPEN comes from the exons ATGACTCTTCATCTCGACTTGATCAGCACCCTCAAGGACATGTTTGGGCGGATTGACAACGCCAGACCGT CCCATGCCAGAGGTGTCTTCGTCACAGGCTCCTTTACTCCCACCGATGAGGCCAAGGAATGGTCCATTGCGCCTCACTTTAGTTCTCCTTCAACACCAGTCATAGCTagattctctctctttactGGTATCCCGAATATACCGGCAACTGACCCCAACGCAAATCCTCATGGTCTGGCTGTGCGGTTCTtgattggagatgatgtcaagaCCGACATCATCTGCCAATCCTCAACCGTATTCCCCGCAAATACGGGAGAGGGTGTTCTTGCGTTCTTCAGCAATTACAGAGATGGCACCGTGGAAGAATATGCCAAGGAACATCCCGAAGCCCTCCCTTTCATGCAAGAGGATCGAAAATTCCCAAAGAACTTTGGTACCCAGTCATTCTACTCCATCAACGCTTTCAAGTTTATCAATGCTGCTGGTAAAACCTCCTTCATCCGATATCGATGGATTCCGTTGTCGGGGAAACAGTATCTGACGCAGAGCGAGCTTGAGGCCAAGGGGCCGAACTTTCTCTTCGACGAGCTACCTGGTGTCTTTGCCCAAGGACCGATTAGCTTCAAGCTGGTAGCTCAGGTGGCTGGGGAAAATGACATTACCGATAACTGCAACGAAATATGGCCAGAGGACCGTCAGTTGGTCGAGCTTGGTGTGCTCACCCTGACCAAGGTTACCGAGAAGGAAGCGCTTCCTCCTCAGACGAACAGCATTGTCTATAATGTCATGCCTGGTGTGCCAGGTATTGAGCCATCGGATGATCCTGTGCTGGCGGCTCGTGCGAAGGTGTACCCGACAAGTGGAGAGACTCGCCGGGCAGCTGAGCCCGAAAATTAG
- a CDS encoding major facilitator superfamily domain-containing protein — MGAITRILSRPVNKPYRTKDLHSNEPPFLNEHGYVDFAPGDVENPRNWSMARRFFITAATVFLVMNATFASSAPSGCFPSIAESFHVSEEAAGLTITLFLLGYCAGPLIFAPLSELYGRRWIFYSTFSLYLAFNFLCAFAPNFGSLLVGRFLTGTFVSAPLSNGPGVLADLWNPIQRANAMGGFAAMLWIGPSLGPIIAGFLQLKKDWQWTFYVLLMLGGASALFMLTIPETHAPTVLRHKAKRIRKAKIPGYENVKAQIEDSNQSFVSVYKVALTRPWIILFDTISFLIAIYLSVVYTLLYMLFTIYPIVFQEKRGWNAGVGELPLIGTVLGAMFGGLIVLFDTRRQQKKVDTGKKQMHEMTPEDRLPLAIIGGITFAVAMFWFAWSANFNSVHWIVPTIAGAFLSTALLLLFVGFLNYLVDAYLMYAASAIAANTIMRSACGAAAPLFTVQMFHSMGVGGGGSLVGGVAAVLAVIPFMFYKYGAKIRARSRFNPKGFKPPAKDVEAAPAGGVVLEDPNEGESEDTESDSGASTMAGDESGEKSADEKHHAGHKREEAGEHTEASASTEKVKSEESV, encoded by the exons ATGGGTGCCATCACCCGCATTCTGTCGCGACCGGTTAACAAGCCGTATCGCACAAAGGACCTTCACTCCAACGAGCCTCCCTTCTTGAACGAACATGGCTACGTCGACTTCGCCCCCGGAGATGTTGAGAACCCCAGAAACTGGTCCATGGCCCGGCggttcttcatcaccgccgcgaccgtcttcctcgtcatgAACGCCACTTTTGCTTCCAGCGCCCCCAGCGGCTGCTTCCCGTCCATCGCGGAGTCCTTCCACGTCTCCGAGGAGGCCGCTGGCCTGACCATTACTCTCTTCTTGCTTGGATACTGTGCCGGTCCTCTCATCTTCGCCCCCCTGAGTGAGCTGTATGGCCGTCGCTGGATCTTCTACAGCACCTTCAGCCTCTACTTGGCCTTTAACTTCCTCTGCGCTTTTGCGCCCAACTTTGgcagtcttcttgttggtcGTTTCCTCACAGGCACTTTCGTCTCTGCACCTCTAAGTAACGGCCCCGGTGTCTTGGCCGATCTATGGAACCCTATTCAGCGTGCCAACGCCATGGGCGGCTTCGCTGCCATGCTCTGGATTGGACCCTCTCTCGGTCCCATCATCGCTGGTTTCCtccagctcaagaaggatTGGCAATGGACCTTTTATGTCCTCCTCATGCTTGGCGGTGCCTCCGCCCTCTTCATGCTGACCATTCCCGAGACCCATGCCCCGACTGTCCTGCGCCACAAGGCCAAGCGCATCCGCAAGGCCAAGATCCCCGGTTATGAGAACGTCAAGGCCCAGATCGAAGACAGTAACCAAAGCTTCGTCAGCGTCTACAAGGTCGCCCTCACTCGCCCATGGATCATTCTTTTCGACACCATCTCcttcctcatcgccatctacCTCTCGGTCGTCTACACTCTCCTCTACATGCTCTTCACCATTTACCCCATCGTTTTCCAGGAGAAGCGTGGCTGGAACGCGGGAGTTGGCGAGCTTCCGTTGATTGGCACAGTTTTGGGTGCCATGTTTGGCGGCCTGATTGTTCTCTTTGATACGCGCCgtcagcagaagaaggttgACACCGGCAAGAAGCAAATGCACGAGATGACGCCCGAGGACCGTCTGCcccttgccatcatcggcggcaTCACCTTTGCAGTGGCCATGTTCTGGTTCGCTTGGTCAGCCAACTTCAA CTCCGTCCACTGGATCGTCCCCACCATCGCCGGAGCCTTCCTCTCCACCGCcctcctgctcctcttcgtcgGCTTCCTCAACTACCTCGTCGACGCCTACCTCATGTACGCCGCCTCCGCCATCGCTGCAAACACAATCATGCGCTCCGCCTGCGGCGCCGCTGCCCCTCTCTTCACCGTCCAAATGTTCCACTCCATGggcgtcggcggcggcggctccCTCGTCGGCGGTGTCGCCGCCGTCCTCGCCGTCATCCCCTTCATGTTCTACAAGTACGGCGCCAAAATCCGCGCCCGCTCTCGCTTCAACCCGAAAGGCTTCAAGCCCCCCGCAAAGGACGTCGAGGCTGCCCCCGCGGGAGGCGTTGTTCTGGAGGACCCCAACGAGGGCGAGTCGGAAGACACAGAGTCCGACTCTGGTGCTAGCACGatggctggtgatgagagcGGGGAGAAGAGCGCTGATGAGAAACATCATGCCGGCCACaagcgagaagaagctggtgagCACACAGAAGCATCCGCTTCTACCGAAAAGGTGAAGTCGGAAGAATCTGTGTaa
- a CDS encoding sugar transporter domain-containing protein, with protein MFGDLSIKVKGADCGVDALFLAIITSIGGFLFGYDIGQISGTIVFDDFVHRFLTNGSPTIKSLLVSFFSIGCLFGALAGAYTSDWFGRRKSIALGVFIFILGDAMQVTATHSWIHLTMGRFVAGLGIGNLSVGVPMFQSECAPREIRGAVVASYQLLITIGILFGNVVCYFMRRHQEDSETWRLVIGIGALYSIPLGEKARQSLSRLRGKSKDPSNVLVENDMHEMREVLALERQTGTASWIECFSLKSRVPKTRYRTFLGMGLHFLQQWTGINYFFYYGTTIFSTAHIKDPFLVQLILGTVNVATTFLAVYLVDKFGRRWPLILGAIWQAVWLMIFASIGTATNHLPSVSSTYGVVMVLSSCMFIASFAATWGPIAWVVMGETFALRTRAKQASLATAANWLGNFLIGFLTPHADRGLSYAFGYILASANLAAAAVVWMYLYESSLLSLESVDIMYSMHDVVPWESARWVPPGYVTRRVRDEQRFRRLSIQEMVEMANKDASVKSDENAGQSSQV; from the exons ATGTTTGGGGACCT GTCGATCAAGGTCAAAGGGGCCGACTGTGGCGTCGATGCCCTTtttcttgccatcatcacgtCGATCGGCGGCTTCCTTTTCGGCTACGACATTGGTCAGATCTCCGGCACCATTGTTTTCGACGACTTTGTCCATCGGTTCCTCACTAATGGCTCGCCCACGATCAAGTCTCTCCTGGTCTCTTTCTTTAGCATTGGCTGCCTCTTTGGCGCGCTGGCCGGCGCGTA CACGTCAGACTGGTTTGGACGACGAAAGAGTATCGCCTTGGGGGtgttcatcttcatcttgggaGATGCCATGCAAGTTACGGCAACGCATAGCTGGATCCATCTCACCATGGGCAGATTTGTTGCTGGCCTCGGTATCGGCAACCTTTCTGTTGGCGTTCCCATGTTCCAATCCGAGTGTGCTCCGCGGGAAATTCGTGGAGCTGTAGTCGCTTCATACCAGCTCCTCATTACCATTGGTATCCTCTTCGGCAACGTCGTCTGCTATTTTATGCGCCGCCATCAGGAGGACAGCGAAACATGGCGTCTCGTCATCGGCATAGGAGCCTTGTACTCCATACCTCTTGGA GAAAAAGCCCGCCAATCGCTATCACGACTTCGCGGCAAGAGCAAGGATCCTAGCAATGTCCTCGTTGAGAACGACATGCACGAAATGAGGGAGGTTTTGGCATTGGAACGCCAGACTGGCACTGCTTCGTGGATTGAGTGCTTCTCGCTCAAATCAAGGGTTCCCAAGACGCGCTACCGCACTTTTCTCGGTATGGGTCTTCACTTTCTACAACAGTGGACGGGCATCAACTACTTCTTCTATTACGGCACTACCATCTTCTCCACTGCTCACATCAAGGATCCATTCCTTGTGCAACTCATTCTCGGCACCGTCAATGTTGCCACTACGTTTCTCGCCGTTTATTTAGTTGACAAGTTTGGCCGTCGATGGCCTCTAATCCTCGGAGCCATTTGGCAAGCTGTGTGGTTGATGATTTTTGCCTCCATTGGCACCGCGACCAATCATCTCCCCTCAGTGTCGAGCACCTATGGCGTCGTCATGGTTCTGTCATCTTGCATGTTCATTGCTTCGTTTGCGGCTACCTGGGGTCCCATTGCCTGGGTTGTCATGGGCGAGACATTTGCTCTACGCACGCGTGCAAAACAGGCCTCGTTGGCCACAGCAGCCAACTGGCTGGGCAATT TTTTGATCGGATTCCTCACTCCACACGCCGATAGAGGCTTGTCATACGCGTTTGGGTACATCCTAGCCAGCGCCAACCTGGCCGCTGCCGCCGTAGTTTGgatgtacttgtacgagtcCTCGCTGCTCAGCCTGGAGAGCGTGGACATCATGTACAGTATGCACGACGTTGTGCCATGGGAGAGCGCCCGCTGGGTGCCACCCGGATACGTCACACGCCGGGTACGAGACGAGCAGCGTTTCCGCAGATTGAGCATTCAAGAAatggtggagatggccaaCAAGGATGCCAGTGTCAAATCTGATGAGAACGCTGGCCAAAGTAGCCAGGTCTGA
- a CDS encoding ankyrin repeats (3 copies) domain-containing protein yields MDGRSISSLTTLCSGISQRAISGGCEIQSLVGGLDSSRQNVSQLLSSLSSALQELSQWTTKLENCLVASTVAILVQDGFKDLLTSCDGTMTVLHKQLMRLQSDNVERINIDFLVAYYQTIKANISLLESMVDVVQTDDKVEQEDRFSRLKSNDLIVVVETVSETSAGQKNILLDVGESQASGSNSTSNAPNNAQEEEDDESAEPPPYSPQVEAEAETVPESQAEAPPAAASSSSSPQPSGISWGSVFRNSFKAIANTLVPQPGPFVSALCQAASIGDIQQIAGFLTQGANINGRNENGKNALQCAILADQEDAARLLLASGASTSGSGWSGMPPLFLAASVGNINSAKMFLGKGASIDEKSTSGQSYFVDVVSSGNLDGIRFLLEQGCSANTKNISGEAVIANAVRKKQMALVELLFEFGAKITSTDISGRNLLAVALDKKDYEMAELLLKKGAKPNAKNLSGMPLLADEINNRRLKTAKLLLDWGADPNTKDWHSQPVLLILIKSSKIAAEDKIDIVRQLFAKGANADVKDCFSKTPAICYAVEAGISEIISLMLQNGAKTTATMQNGDSLLKYAIDHGRKDLTEALLHYGADPNYSVGENGVKPVVQALVKQDLDMVRLLREAGADVNVPEVQDVARALARAEVYEALGMPAPIEGDPPNYDTAMKN; encoded by the exons ATGGACGGCCGCTCAATCAGCTCCCTCACAACGCTATGCTCAGGGATATCCCAGCGGGCAATTTCAGGTGGCTGTGAAATCCAATCTCTAGTTGGGGGTTTGGACTCAAGCCGGCAAAACGTCTCACAACTGCTGTCGTCGCTGAGTAGCGCGCTGCAAGAGCTCAGTCAATGGACTACGAAATTGGAGAACTGCCTCGTCGCCTCGACGGTGGCTATACTGGTGCAGGATGGGTTCAAGGACCTTTTGACTAGCTGTGATGGGACGATGACGGTGCTGCACAAGCAATTGATGCGGCTGCAGTCGGACAATGTTGAGAGAATCAACATTGACTTCTTGGTGGCATATTATCAAACGATCAAGGCGAATATCAGCCTTTTGGAATCTATGGTCGATGTTGTCCAAAC AGACGACAAAGTCGAGCAGGAAGACAGGTTCTCACGATTAAAGTCAAACGACCTCATAGTCGTGGTAGAGACTGTATCCGAAACATCAGCAGGGCAAAAGAACATCTTACTAGACGTAGGGGAATCACAAGCATCCGGAAGCAACAGCACTTCAAATGCACCAAACaatgcccaagaagaagaagacgacgaatCCGCTGAACCACCCCCGTATTCCCCTCAAgttgaagccgaagccgaaacCGTACCCGAATCTCAAGCTGaggcaccaccagcagcggcatcatcttcctcaagtCCTCAGCCCTCCGGAATCTCATGGGGCTCAGTTTTCAGGAACTCGTTCAAGGCAATAGCGAATACGCTCGTACCACAGCCCGGCCCCTTCGTCTCTGCCCTGTGCCAAGCCGCCTCCATAGGCGACATCCAGCAAATCGCTGGCTTCCTTACTCAAGGcgccaacatcaacggcCGCAACGAGAACGGCAAGAATGCCCTGCAGTGCGCCATCCTGGCCGACCAAGAAGACGCCGCCCGTCTGCTTCTGGCCTCGGGAGCGAGCACTTCTGGCTCCGGATGGTCGGGCATGCCGCCGTTGTTTCTCGCAGCCTCGGTAGGCAACATCAATTCAGCCAAGATGTTTCTCGGTAAAGGAGCGAGCATCGATGAAAAGAGCACGTCTGGCCAGTCTTACTTTGTCGATGTTGTTTCTTCCGGCAATCTAGACGGCATCCGATTCCTCCTAGAGCAGGGCTGCAGCGCGAACACAAAGAATATAAGCGGCGAAGCCGTCATTGCAAACGCCGTACGGAAGAAGCAAATGGCGCTCGTGGAACTGCTTTTCGAATTCGGAGCAAAAATCACTTCCACCGACATCTCCGGCCGCAATCTTCTAGCCGTGGCTCTCGACAAGAAGGATTATGAGATGGCAGAGCTACTTCTTAAAAAAGGCGCAAAGCCCAACGCCAAGAATCTCTCGGGCATGCCATTGCTGGCTGATGAAATTAACAACAGGCGGCTCAAGACGGCCAAGCTGCTTCTCGACTGGGGCGCAGATCCCAACACCAAGGACTGGCACTCGCAGCCAGTCTTGCTTATCCTCATCAAGAGCTCCAAGATAGCTGCCGAGGACAAGATCGACATTGTCCGCCAGCTTTTCGCCAAGGGGGCCAACGCAGACGTGAAGGACTGTTTCAGCAAGACTCCCGCGATTTGCTATGCTGTGGAAGCTGGCATCTCAGAGATTATCTCCCTCATGCTACAGAACGGAGCCAAGACGACGGCGACAATGCAAAACGGTGATTCCCTGCTCAAGTATGCCATCGACCACGGGCGAAAAGATCTCACCGAGGCGCTCCTCCATTACGGAGCCGATCCAAACTACAGCGTCGGAGAAAACGGCGTCAAGCCGGTGGTACAGGCCCTTGTGAAGCAGGATTTGGATATGGTACGCCTGCTCcgggaagctggagctgatgtAAATGTGCCAGAGGTGCAGGATGTTGCGAGGGCATTGGCCAGGGCTGAGGTCTATGAGGCACTGGGGATGCCAGCTCCCATTGAGGGAGATCCTCCAAACTACGACACCGCGATGAAGAACTAA
- a CDS encoding SNO glutamine amidotransferase family domain-containing protein, with amino-acid sequence MMALTVGVLALQGGFAEHIELLNRAAAGIVSEDFTFKAIEVRTVQELARCDALVIPGGESTTISFVAQQSGLLEPLRDFVKVQKKPVWGTCAGLILLCDEANGTKKGGQALIGGLSVRVHRNHFGRQMESFATPVDLPFLSGEGSSNLDQFPGIFIRAPVVEEVLPHGDGPEVEVLARLANRGDAGDIIAVRQGSIMGTSFHPELTNDARIHSWWLKQVISGL; translated from the exons ATGATGGCCCTCACAGTTGGCGTCTTGGCCCTTCAGGGTGGCTTCGCCGAGCacattgagctgctcaaccGGGCTGCCGCGGGCATCGTCTCCGAAGATTTCACTTTTAAAGCCATTGAAGTGCGCACCGTCCAGGAACTCGCTAGATGCGATGCCTTGGTGATCCCCGGTGGCGAGAGCACTACCATCTCCTTTGTTGCTCAGCAGTCGGGCCTATTGGAGCCATTGCGTGATTTCGTCAA AGTCCAGAAGAAACCTGTCTGGGGAACATGCGCcggcctcatcctcctctgcGACGAAGCCAACGGCACCAAAAAGGGCGGCCAGGCCCTCATCGGCGGTCTCAGCGTCCGCGTCCACCGCAACCACTTTGGCCGCCAGATGGAGAGCTTCGCTACCCCCGTCGACCTGCCCTTCCTCTCTGGCgaaggcagcagcaaccttGACCAATTCCCCGGCATCTTCATTCGCGCCCCcgtggtggaagaggtgCTCCCCCATGGCGACGGGCCGGAGGTTGAAGTCTTGGCTAGACTTGCGAACCGG GGTGATGCGGGAGATATCATTGCGGTTCGTCAGGGCTCGATTATGGGGACGAGCTTTCATCCGGAATTGACGAATGATGCGCGGATCCATTCGTGGTGGTTGAAGCAGGTTATTAGTGGTTTGTGA
- a CDS encoding SOR/SNZ family domain-containing protein: MTNDASTNGSSAAPATTFALKAGLAQMLKGGVIMDVTNAEQARIAEEAGACAVMALERVPADIRKDGGVARMSDPAMIKEIQDAVTIPVMAKARIGHFVECQILEALGVDYIDESEVLTPADDESHVEKSPFGVPFVCGCRNLGEALRRIAEGAAMIRTKGEAGTGDVVEAVRHMKTVNRDIAQAKAALAEGGIVRLRELARKLEVDVELLRQTAELGRLPVVNFAAGGVATPADAALMMQLGCDGVFVGSGIFKSGDPAKRAKAIVRAVTHFRDPKVLAECSTGLGEAMVGINCDAMKPEEKLAGRGW; encoded by the coding sequence atgacCAACGACGCCTCTACCAACGGCTCTTCTGCCGCTCCCGCGACCACCTTCGCCCTCAAGGCTGGTCTCGCCCAGATGCTCAAGGGCGGCGTCATCATGGACGTCACCAACGCCGAGCAGGCCCGCATCGCCGAAGAAGCTGGTGCCTGCGCCGTCATGGCCCTCGAGCGAGTCCCCGCTGATATCCGCAAGGACGGCGGCGTCGCCCGCATGTCCGACCCTGCCATGATCAAGGAGATCCAGGACGCCGTCACCATCCccgtcatggccaaggcccGTATCGGCCACTTCGTCGAGTGCCAGATCCTCGAGGCCCTGGGCGTCGACTACATTGACGAGTCCGAGGTCCTGACGCCcgccgacgacgagagcCACGTCGAGAAGAGCCCCTTTGGCGTGCCCTTTGTCTGCGGCTGCCGCAACCTGGGCGAGGCCCTGCGCCGTATTGCCGAGGGCGCTGCCATGATCCGAACCAAGGGCGAGGCCGGCACCGGTGACGTCGTTGAGGCTGTCCGTCACATGAAGACTGTCAACAGGGACATTgcccaggccaaggctgctcTTGCCGAGGGCGGCATTGTTCGTCTCCGCGAGCTTGCTCGTAAGCTCGAGGTTGACGTCGAGCTGCTGCGCCAGACTGCTGAGCTGGGCCGTCTCCCCGTTGTCAACTTCGCCGCCGGTGGTGTTGCCACgcctgctgatgctgctctCATGATGCAGCTTGGCTGTGACGGTGTCTTTGTCGgcagcggcatcttcaagTCTGGCGACCCTGCCAAGCGagccaaggccattgtccGAGCTGTCACTCACTTCCGTGACCCCAAGGTCCTTGCCGAGTGCAGCACCGGACTGGGCGAGGCCATGGTTGGCATCAACTGCGACGCCATGAAGCCCGAGGAGAAGCTTGCCGGCCGTGGCTGGTAA